Proteins found in one Pelmatolapia mariae isolate MD_Pm_ZW linkage group LG7, Pm_UMD_F_2, whole genome shotgun sequence genomic segment:
- the c9 gene encoding complement component C9, whose translation MRLEIALQLALAGLCLALALLGEGMANPDLPAVDCAWSRWSGWSSCDPCTKTRRRSRSVEAFGQFGGRACQESIGDREFCVTDGQCELPPPRACSDSEFQCESGSCIKKRLMCNGDYDCEDGSDEDCETERKPCGSAVLDSNEQGRTAGYGINILGTDPRMNPFNNDYFNGRCDRVRNPNTGTFDRLPWNVGVLNYQTLVEETASKELFEDTHSLLREILTEMSVNIDAGLSFKFTPTEVSLSNTSLNFKLENQYEKKTMIKTVTENTKIKNNTFMRVKGKVQLSTYRMRSRELKVADEFLVHVKSLPLQYEKGIYFAFLEDYGTHYTKNGKTGGEYELIYVLDHDTIKQRNMTQREVQECVTLGIEGGLSSINTTDSISGHYKPKNCDNKSEKDEGKAEGKAMVDEVMTSVKGGTLLSAVSMRAKLNKDGVMDIATYQEWARTITDAPALLHSEPEPIHMLIPLEIPGANSRISNLKRAIAEYVAEYNVCKCRPCQNGGTLALLDGKCICLCSQLFEGAACQTYKHDRNSVQGTRPAVVHEGNWSCWSAWSNCSGGKRTRTRGCNTDGVPGAACRGDRNSEEYC comes from the exons ATGAGGCTTGAAATCGCTCTCCAGTTGGCCCTCGCTGGCCTCTGTCTAGCTCTGGCACTTCTTGGGGAAGGCAT GGCTAATCCTGATCTGCCAGCTGTGGACTGTGCATGGAGTCGTTGGTCAGGGTGGAGTTCTTGTGATCCCTGCACAAAAACCAGA AGGCGTTCTCGAAGTGTAGAAGCATTTGGCCAGTTTGGAGGTAGAGCCTGCCAGGAATCGATAGGAGACAGGGAGTTCTGTGTAACTGATGGTCAATGCGAGCTACCGCCTCCCCGTGCATGCTCAGACTCAGAGTTCCAGTGCGAGTCAG GATCTTGCATTAAAAAGAGATTAATGTGCAACGGAGACTATGACTGTGAAGATGGATCAGATGAAGACTGTGAGACAGAGCGTAAACCCTGTGGCTCGGCAGTCCTTGACAGCAATGAGCAAGGCAGGACAGCAGGATATGG AATCAACATCTTGGGTACAGATCCTCGAATGAACCCATTCAACAATGATTACTTCAATGGGAGATGTGATCGAGTGAGGAATCCAAACACTGGGACGTTTGACAGGCTGCCCTGGAACGTCGGCGTGCTCAACTATCAG ACGTTAGTGGAGGAAACAGCTTCGAAAGAACTCTTCGAAGACACTCACAGCCTTCTGCGTGAAATCCTCACTGAGATGAGTGTCAACATTGATGCTGGTCTTTCTTTCAAATTCACCCCAACTGAGGTGTCTTTGTCCAATACCTCTCTAAATTTTAAACTAGAGAATCagtatgaaaagaaaacaatgattaAAACGGTCACCGAAAACACCAAAATTAAG AACAACACCTTTATGCGGGTGAAGGGCAAAGTACAACTGAGCACCTACAGGATGCGCTCCCGTGAGCTCAAAGTAGCAGATGAATTCCTGGTGCATGTCAAATCTTTACCTTTGCAATACGAGAAGGgaatttattttgccttcctGGAGGACTATGGAACCCATTACACAAAAAATGGGAAAACCGGCGGTGAATACGAATTGATCTATGTCCTCGACCATGACACCATTAAGCAAAGAA ATATGACGCAGAGAGAAGTTCAAGAGTGCGTCACATTAGGCATTGAAGGAGGCCTCAGTTCCATAAATACGACGGACAGTATAAGCGGACACTATAAGCCTAAAAATTGTGATAATAAATCAGAAAAGGACGAAG GTAAGGCTGAAGGAAAAGCTATGGTGGATGAGGTGATGACATCAGTCAAGGGAGGTACCCTACTAAGTGCTGTTAGTATGAGGGCTAAACTAAATAAGGACGGAGTGATGGACATTGCAACATATCAGGAATGGGCCCGGACCATCACAGATGCCCCTGCATTGCTCCACAGTGAG CCAGAGCCCATCCACATGTTAATTCCACTGGAAATCCCAGGCGCTAACTCCAGGATATCAAACTTGAAGCGGGCTATAGCAGAGTATGTGGCAGAATATAACGTATGCAAGTGCAGGCCCTGTCAAAATGGAGGCACTCTTGCTCTGCTGGATGGAAAGTGTATCTGTCTGTGCTCGCAATTGTTTGAAGGTGCCGCTTGCCAGACTTACAAGCATGATAGAAACAGTGTTCAAG GTACAAGACCGGCTGTTGTTCATGAAGGTAACTGGTCTTGCTGGTCTGCCTGGTCCAACTGCAGTGGAGGGAAACGCACCAGGACACGTGGCTGTAACACAGATGGTGTCCCTGGAGCTGCGTGCAGAGGAGACAGGAACAGCGAAGAGTACTGCTAA
- the gas1b gene encoding growth arrest-specific protein 1b produces MGSRATLMERTAVFIYGVLILILGLCVGSPNHSHRLVCWKAILKCHAEPECHYAYDQYIYACASVLSGERKKCPSHCVSSLIQLNLTRSGPALEDCDCAQDPNCRNTKRTIEPCLPRTSTMGCTEARLQCEMDPHCSSAMGDYLYHCRKLFGGERCSDACRKVIANMRSIPKAQQLDTCVCDGTERNICEYIKVSMKTFCSDSSDRYAGSGFSDSEEDPENDYMDLEDETYVENSSDTAHFQTAVFNTLTTILVLAKII; encoded by the coding sequence ATGGGAAGTCGTGCCACATTGATGGAGCGAACAGCGGTTTTTATATACGGCGTGTTGATCCTAATCCTCGGTCTTTGTGTCGGATCTCCCAACCACAGCCACCGACTGGTCTGCTGGAAAGCCATCCTGAAGTGTCATGCAGAGCCAGAGTGCCATTACGCCTACGATCAGTACATCTATGCCTGCGCGTCTGTTTTGAGCGGGGAACGCAAAAAGTGCCCCAGTCACTGCGTGTCCTCTCTGATTCAGCTCAATTTAACCCGGAGCGGCCCGGCTCTGGAGGACTGCGACTGCGCCCAGGACCCTAACTGCAGAAACACCAAACGGACCATCGAGCCGTGCCTGCCGCGGACTAGCACCATGGGCTGCACCGAGGCCCGGCTGCAGTGTGAAATGGACCCGCACTGCAGCTCTGCCATGGGGGATTATTTATATCACTGCCGCAAACTTTTCGGTGGCGAAAGGTGCTCAGATGCGTGTCGCAAAGTGATAGCCAACATGCGTTCCATACCTAAAGCGCAGCAGCTGGACACCTGTGTGTGCGACGGCACCGAAAGGAACATATGTGAGTACATCAAAGTCAGCATGAAAACTTTCTGCTCCGACTCCAGTGACAGGTACGCGGGAAGCGGCTTCTCAGACTCCGAGGAGGACCCTGAGAATGATTATATGGATCTGGAGGATGAGACATATGTGGAAAACTCAAGTGACACCGCACATTTTCAGACTGCTGTGTTCAATACTCTGACTACCATTCTGGTTTTAGCCAAAATTATCTga